The Vanrija pseudolonga chromosome 1, complete sequence genomic sequence TTGAAGGTGTGCCGCCCGCTGAGATGTGTGCCGGGCGGCTTgggacgccgtcgacatccAGCCCAGAGCCAGTCCAGTGTTGGCAGAGAGAGGCGCTGGCGATGGGGACGGAGGctgtgccgacgacgccgtcgtgtcgagcgcgccgtcccgTTCCAGAATCTCGCCTGCCAACAAATGTTCACCAACTCGCGTGAACCTACCAACCCCGAACCACATCGACAGGCaacaagcaagcagcagAGCTGACCATGACAGACCCGCAAGACGCGTTCCGCGCTCCAGGACGTCGTTACCCGCGAGTACACGATCAACCTCCACAAGCGCACCCACGACCTCTCCTTCAAGAAGAGTGAGTCGGCCGACGGAGCAGTGAAACAGCGCGCCTCGACATTCGTCGTGTGCCGCCTGCTTTACTACTCCGACACAACGCCATGCAGCAGCCACTAACCCCTTCTCCAGAGTCGCCCAAGGCCATCAAGGAGGTCACCCTCTTCGCCCAGAAGGCCATGGGTGTCAAGGACGTCCGCATCTCGCCCGCCCTCAACCAGCACATCTGGGCCCGTGGTGTCCGCACTCCCCCCCGCCGCGTCCgtgtccgcctcgagcgcaagcgtaacgacgacgagggtgcCAAGGAGAAGCTTTACGTTGTCGCTTCGGTTGTCGAGGGTGTCACTTCGTTCAAGGGCCTCGAGACCGCCGTTGTTGAGGCCGACGAGTAGACGACTGGGATTTGAGCATGGGTGGCAATGGGTGTAGGCTGTAGCCCGGCGTCATGACATTCTTCAGCCGTGTACTTGAACGGTTCATGTGGAGTTGCATGGAGAGGTCGAAGGGGTGCTGTTGGCGATGGCGGGAGTGAAGAGAAGGGCTGGAGCTCGTGAACTGACAGCTACGAGCCAGGGATGAGAAGCTGTGTGGGTCTGCACCGAGGCTGCCATCGTCGTTACGTCGTCGCTCCGCTCCGTGTTACACTGCATACCTAGAAGCCGTGGCCATGTCCGACGCCGTCATGCTCGGCGTCGCACCAGTTGCAGCTCGGTCGTTGTGGGGTGATTTTCACCCACTCCTCCGGCCAAGTCACGTGCAGGAACCAAAAATCTGCTTGCCACCCTAGATTAAAGAAAACAGAAATCACACCCACTACCAGGGATTCAATCTCAACTCTCTCTGTAACATTACCACCTAGATACCCACACAAAATGTCGGTCGACACTGAAGTCAAGCTcagcaaggaggagcgccgcaagctcaaggaggagaagcgcgcccgcaaggccgccaaggccgaggctgccacCGCTGCTGGCGAGCCCGCCACCGAGAAGAGCGAtaagaaggacaagaagcgcagccgcgacgccgcgtccGAGACGGCCACGCCTgcgccgacgtcctccgAGGagccgaagaagaagaagaaaaaGTCCAAGTCGGGTGCCGCGACCCCTGTCGACACCCCGGACGCGACCACCGCGTCCACGCCCAACGAGACGGCCatcgccacgcccgccgagggcgaggtcgacgccgaggccccCGCCCTGTCCAAGAAgcagctcaagaagctcaaggctgccgctgctgcctcggaggctgcggccgctgctcccgctgctgcgccgcccgcggctttcactgccgccgacaaggcgtacctcgccgagcagaaCATCACGCTCGAGCCCGCCACCTTCCCGCCCCAACTCGACATCTCGACGCTGCCTGTGCGCCCCGAGATCTCCAAGTTCCTCTCGGCGTTCCCCAAGCCCACCCCCATCCAGGCCGTCTCGTGGCCTGCCCTCCTGGCCAACCGTGACGTCGTCGGTATCGCCGAGACGGGCTCGGGGAAGACGCTGTCCTTTGGTGTGCCCGGTGTGAACCTGCTCGCCGGCCTCCCCGCCCCCAAGAAGGGCGGAAAGGGCAAGCTCGCGATGCTTGTCCTCGCGCCTACTCGTGAGCTTGCGCAGCAGTCGTTCGACAcgctcgtcaagctcggcaagggTGTTGGCATCGGCGCCACGGCGCTGTTTGGCGGTGTGCCCAAGCACAACCAGATCTTCGAGCTCCGCTCTGAGGGTGTGCGCATTGTGGTTGGAACCCCTGGCCGtaccctcgacctcgccgacgccggcgacctcgacctctcgGGCATCAAGtacctcgtgctcgacgaggctgacCGCATGCTCGACGCCGGTTTTGAGAACGACATCCGCCGCATCATTGCCCACTGCCCCGAGCACACTGGCGGCCGCCAGACGGTCATGTTCTCGGCTACGTGGCCCGAGTcggtgcgccgcctcgccagcACCTTCCTCACCAACTCGATCAAGGTGACGGTCGGctcggacgagctcgccgccaacaagCGCATcacccagctcgtcgaggtgctcgacaaCCCCCGCGACAAGGACCACCGCCTGACGTACCACCTTCGCAACCACCTCAAGGCGCACCCCGGCACCCGTGTTCTCGTCTTTGGCCTGTACAAGAAGGAggcgcagcgcctcgagtACACCATCCGCCGGGCGGGCTTCAACGTCGGTGCCCTGCACGGTGACATGAACCAGAACGACCGcttcaaggcgctcgaggcgttcAAGGACGGCAGTGTCAACGTGCTTGTCGCGACCGACGTCGCTGCCCGTGGTCTCGACATTCCCGAcgtccagctcgtcatcAACGTCACCTTCCCGCTCACCACCGAGGACTTTGTCCACCGCTGCGGCCGTACCGGCCGTGCCGGCAAGTCGGGCAAGGCTGTCACGTTCTTCACGGGCGAGAACCACGAGAAGTCTCTCGCGGGCGAGTTTATGCGTGTCCTtcgcgacgctggcgccgagatCCCCAAGGAGATGGACCGCTTCCCTTCGACcatcaagaagaaggagcaCGGCAGCTACGGCGCGTTCTACAAGGACACTGCCGACGCACCTGCCGCCACCAAGATCACGTTTGACTAGAGGGTTAGACTCGTTTAGAGCGCGCCCATTTAGACGAACCCATTTAAAACGACTCGCCCCAGAGCGAGTCACCTGCCATTACCACTTCCGCACGCACGATACCAGCATTCTTGTAGACGATAATGTATGCATCTCGGTCAGCATTGGGTTTGTCGTGGGCACTGGCGCGCATATAGAAGAGGTAAGCACACACGCTCCATCAATAGACCCCACAGCCCCCATCACTCACCATAACAAAACATTGATCCCTCAAGGGTCTCAGAGAACCTCTGGTTAAGCCTTGAGGACGGGTCGGTGCGGACTGCCCCTGGCCGAGTGTCGGATGCCGAATGTCGAATGTCGAAAGTGTCGAGGAGGGCTGCAGTCCACGTTCCGAGTCGAACACCCGTCGCAGCTTAATGGTGAGCCGAAGCCGATATTTACAACTACACCACCGCTGCGAGATCagtgggcgcggcgcagcttCACTGTTCATAGAGCCAAGTCCTCCCCGCGCGGCCCATCAGGGGCTCGACAGACAAGCGACGCGGTACCTAGTGAGggcgacaacaacgaccCGCGGGGCGATGCCATCGTGATAGGCAGGGCGCTGAGGTTCGCCAAGGGGGTATTCCACCCCGGCACCACCCCCCGCTATATCTGGCCACCGCCTCGGTTTGCCAAGACATCTACCCGCGGCATgtgagcggcgcgtcggcccgCGGCTGAATGCATGGCGCGACGCGAATCTCAAGCCGCGGCCCAACGGAGGTACATGCCCGGTAGGTGGTCACCGCACCACCATGGCATTCTTCGACAACCGGCCACTGTTCGCATCGGCCACCCTGCGAGCCGCCACCTCGGACGAGTGATCCATTCTAGGGCATGCACAGCAGGTGGCCGTTGGCTGGGCGATGGCAACCGTGGCGACCGCCAGCGTGGCTCGTAAATGCCGCCACACAGCCACCTGCTGCGCAGAGCCTAAGCCAGACTGTCTGCTCTGATGGACATTGCAAATCCGGCCCTGCCTGTTGTTATCCGGCACCAATGGCACCGTTCTCGTGCACGTTCAAACCACCGTCACGGGATCAAgagggacgacggcgccaccTCGGCTCGTCTCGGctcggcacgacgcgccgaTCTCAACATTATTGAGTGGGGCATACCAATGTCAATTGCGTTCGTGGCACTGTCCATATCTCCACGGCGTGTATTGAATCTAAGCGACCTCGGGGCAAACGAACACAAACCAAACGATACTAGACCTTGGTgcactcgccgcccgcgagctTGAAGCCCGCGCGGCAGCCCCACACGGTGCACTTGCCGCGGACGCACGAGGTggcggccgagtcgacgccgcggcgcctgGTGCAGCTGCGCGGGGCGTCAGTGCCACACTCACACAGGCTGCTGGGCATGTGCAGTACTCACTCGaagccgacggccgccgacgaggcgttGCCGTACACTCCCCACCTGCACCCGCCACACGACTCTGGACACGTCAGCCACCAGCCCCCATCATGCGTGCGACTCACCAAGCTCGCTCGTCACGTCGAGGCACTCGTACCCCTTGCTCCGCGGCGACACGTGGCACGGCGTCAGACCGCGCGGGCAGTACGCGTGCTGCTTGGCCTcctgcagcgcgagctgcttcGCCCTtgctgcgcggcgccgcacgGGCGCTGCCGAAGGCTCGAGAATCTGGGGGAGTAGCATGGCGTACACGTAGGCCATGGTGAACGGGGCATCGCGCCTGCGGAGGGAGGGACTGACGTCGGCACCGTTGACATCGcgtctcctcgagctccccGCCGGGTTACCCCCTGGGGTAGTACCCGGGGAACcatcgctgccgctgccgctgctgctggggccgCCCATGTCCCCGGggtcggtggtgggggcACCACCCGTGGCACCATCGCttccgctgccgccaccgcctcctgGGGTACCACCCGGGGACCCCTCGTCTCCGGTGCCGCTGCCATCGTGCCCGGGGTCGATGGTGGAACCACCGGGGGTGGAACCACCGCCTGTGGAACCACCGCCTGTGGAAGTGCCACCCTGGTAGTACTCGCAGAGACCGAGTATGCCGTGGACGGTATCTAGCGCACATATGCAGTTTGCCCCGCCGCGTGCTGTGACCTCTGGTGCCCCAGGAGCATAGTGCAGAGCGTACCCATACAAGTCGGTTGTAAAAAGGCTTGGGTTGTCATTAATCCAGCCAGCAAACTCGCTCGCGCAACCCGCGAGGCAGTCGTGCGAGGTCATCATTTCCTGGGGCTGTACGCTGGCCAAATGCGAGGAGTTGACTCCGCCGTTGTAGAAGTCGCCCAAGTA encodes the following:
- the RPL31 gene encoding 60S ribosomal protein L31; this translates as MAPTQKTRKTRSALQDVVTREYTINLHKRTHDLSFKKKSPKAIKEVTLFAQKAMGVKDVRISPALNQHIWARGVRTPPRRVRVRLERKRNDDEGAKEKLYVVASVVEGVTSFKGLETAVVEADE
- the DBP3 gene encoding ATP-dependent RNA helicase DBP3; the encoded protein is MSVDTEVKLSKEERRKLKEEKRARKAAKAEAATAAGEPATEKSDKKDKKRSRDAASETATPAPTSSEEPKKKKKKSKSGAATPVDTPDATTASTPNETAIATPAEGEVDAEAPALSKKQLKKLKAAAAASEAAAAAPAAAPPAAFTAADKAYLAEQNITLEPATFPPQLDISTLPVRPEISKFLSAFPKPTPIQAVSWPALLANRDVVGIAETGSGKTLSFGVPGVNLLAGLPAPKKGGKGKLAMLVLAPTRELAQQSFDTLVKLGKGVGIGATALFGGVPKHNQIFELRSEGVRIVVGTPGRTLDLADAGDLDLSGIKYLVLDEADRMLDAGFENDIRRIIAHCPEHTGGRQTVMFSATWPESVRRLASTFLTNSIKVTVGSDELAANKRITQLVEVLDNPRDKDHRLTYHLRNHLKAHPGTRVLVFGLYKKEAQRLEYTIRRAGFNVGALHGDMNQNDRFKALEAFKDGSVNVLVATDVAARGLDIPDVQLVINVTFPLTTEDFVHRCGRTGRAGKSGKAVTFFTGENHEKSLAGEFMRVLRDAGAEIPKEMDRFPSTIKKKEHGSYGAFYKDTADAPAATKITFD
- the priA_20 gene encoding Protein priA, translated to MILALVLLALAVAFPALANPVDPGQPTTDSFVFHGCAISPNIENWTVTSHWTVMINAFTSWEACQAKLASISRPDTVVYAWWFPGEPIWTATWCGLSINPPDITYSSLYDGNCPVGYAKVGVQKDFTVNGAQSDYQFAGCYADLTQSNPPGYLGDFYNGGVNSSHLASVQPQEMMTSHDCLAGCASEFAGWINDNPSLFTTDLYGYALHYAPGAPEVTARGGANCICALDTVHGILGLCEYYQGGTSTGGGSTGGGSTPGGSTIDPGHDGSGTGDEGSPGGTPGGGGGSGSDGATGGAPTTDPGDMGGPSSSGSGSDGSPGTTPGGNPAGSSRRRDVNGADVSPSLRRRDAPFTMAYVYAMLLPQILEPSAAPVRRRAARAKQLALQEAKQHAYCPRGLTPCHVSPRSKGYECLDVTSELESCGGCRWGVYGNASSAAVGFDCTRRRGVDSAATSCVRGKCTVWGCRAGFKLAGGECTKV